Proteins encoded within one genomic window of Aerococcus viridans:
- a CDS encoding helix-turn-helix domain-containing protein gives MTDKKSTQEEKIKIVQDCLANSLSYKKTAEKYQVSYNNVYSWVQKYKKHGPDGLVDGRGRGKPNSVQTEEERIRAENAALRARNEYLETENVALKKLEEVERELMSRKRGMKRNTKRSRNYKKKDTK, from the coding sequence ATGACAGATAAAAAATCAACACAAGAAGAAAAAATCAAAATAGTCCAAGACTGCCTAGCTAATAGTTTATCTTATAAAAAAACTGCTGAGAAGTATCAGGTATCCTACAATAACGTGTATTCATGGGTTCAAAAATATAAGAAGCATGGTCCTGACGGACTAGTAGATGGACGAGGTCGCGGCAAACCAAACTCTGTTCAAACGGAAGAAGAAAGAATCCGGGCTGAAAATGCAGCTTTAAGAGCACGAAATGAGTATCTAGAAACGGAGAACGTAGCGTTAAAAAAGTTAGAAGAAGTGGAAAGAGAGTTGATGTCACGCAAACGAGGTATGAAGCGGAATACCAAACGATCAAGAAACTACAAAAAGAAGGATACAAAGTAA